The DNA region AAAGGAGGCATTGCCAATGGAGATTAGCCCGGAGACGCGCGAAGCCGTAAAAGTATATAAAGCGCTCGGAGAGCCGACGCGGCTGAATATCGTCAAACTGCTGGCAAACGAGCCGGACCAATGCTGCGTCTCGCTGGGAGAGAAGCTGAGGACCGTCGCCAACTCGACGCTATCGCATCATTTAAAGCAGTTGTTTGAGTGCGGATTGCTGGATTCGCGGAAAGAAGGCACCTTTATTTATTACAGCTTGAACCGCGAAGTGGCGGAAAAATATGCGCCATATTTGTTGAAGTAAATTTTTTTTGCTGTATATTTCTATGTTTTTAGAAATATAATAATTAACTTTAAGGAGTGGGCAAAACACCAATGTCGAATACATGGAAGATTTATATTTTGGCTTTGATTAGTTTTTTGGTGGGTACGTCGGAGTACATCATTTCGGGGATATTGGACCAGATTGCCGGGGCGCTTGACATATCCATTGGGGCGGCCGGCCAGCTGATCACCGTCTTTTCGCTGACCTATGCGATCGGGACGCCGATCTTGATGGCCTTCACCGCCGCCATGGACCGGCGCAAACTCATGCTGCTGTCGCTGGGCATATTTGTGGTTGCGAACGTCTTGTCGTTTGTGCTGCCTGGTTTCGGATGGTTTATTGCCGCCCGGGTGGTCATGGCGCTGGGAGCGGGCATGGTCGTCGTTACGGCGCTTAGCATCGCGGCGCAAATCGCCCCTGCAGGGAAACAGGCGAGTTCAATCGCCACTGTAATTATGGGCTTTACCGCTTCATTGATCGTCGGGGTTCCGCTGGGCCGGGTAATCGCTTCAAGCTTTGGCTGGAAAGCTGTGTTTGTGGGGATCGCTTTGCTTGGGATCTTGGCGATGATCGTCATTCGCTTTACGATTCCCCGGCTTCAAGGCGACAAGCCCGTACCGCTGGCGGGCCAGCTTGCCATGCTGAAAAATCCGAAAATCGCGCTGGCGCTGGCGATCACTTTCTTCTGGCTCGGCGGGTATTCGATCGCCTATACCTATATCTCGCCGTATCTTCTTCAAGTTGCGGGAATGGGTGAAGGGCTGCTGAGCACGGCTTTGCTGGCCTTCGGGATCGCCAGTCTGATCGGCTCCAAAGCGGGGGGATTCAGCGCGGACAAGAAGGGCGTCAACTTTACGTTGGCCGCCGGGATGATCATTCATATCGCTTCGCTGATTTTGCTGCCCTTCGCGGCAAATTCGCCGATCGCCGTGTTTGCGGTGCTGATGCTATGGTCATTTTCGGCTTGGACCACCGGGCCAACGCAGCAGTATAATCTCGTCACGCTGGCCCCGGAATCGTCCGGC from Paenibacillus macerans includes:
- a CDS encoding ArsR/SmtB family transcription factor; translated protein: MEISPETREAVKVYKALGEPTRLNIVKLLANEPDQCCVSLGEKLRTVANSTLSHHLKQLFECGLLDSRKEGTFIYYSLNREVAEKYAPYLLK
- a CDS encoding MFS transporter; this encodes MSNTWKIYILALISFLVGTSEYIISGILDQIAGALDISIGAAGQLITVFSLTYAIGTPILMAFTAAMDRRKLMLLSLGIFVVANVLSFVLPGFGWFIAARVVMALGAGMVVVTALSIAAQIAPAGKQASSIATVIMGFTASLIVGVPLGRVIASSFGWKAVFVGIALLGILAMIVIRFTIPRLQGDKPVPLAGQLAMLKNPKIALALAITFFWLGGYSIAYTYISPYLLQVAGMGEGLLSTALLAFGIASLIGSKAGGFSADKKGVNFTLAAGMIIHIASLILLPFAANSPIAVFAVLMLWSFSAWTTGPTQQYNLVTLAPESSGVMLSLNSSMNQLAMAAGAAIGGVAVGQVTLTSITWFGAIGVAIAILGVWGLARLRRQAEQTGSTEAGQFETSEAAQLQAAEAAEKDGGCPQVSGQGA